The Brasilonema sennae CENA114 genome includes a region encoding these proteins:
- the rph gene encoding ribonuclease PH has product MAWQRPDGRQPYQLRPISFQQSFTRFAPAAVLAKCGDTQVLCSVSVTQGVPKFLEGTGKGWLTAEYRMLPTATPQRQEREFMKLSGRTQEIQRLIGRSLRAALDLEAIGERTLTVDADVLQADAGTRTTAITGGFVALANAISKLLQQGVLERSPIIGQVAAISVGLLQGEPFLDLNYIEDVRAEVDFNVVMNQQLGIIEVQGTAEEGSFSRTQLNSLLDFAEKGIQQLLIAQREAIANWNELYQG; this is encoded by the coding sequence ATGGCTTGGCAGCGTCCAGACGGTCGGCAACCCTACCAACTACGTCCTATTAGCTTTCAGCAAAGTTTTACGCGCTTTGCGCCTGCAGCTGTTCTGGCAAAATGCGGCGACACTCAAGTACTTTGTAGCGTCAGCGTAACACAGGGAGTTCCTAAATTTCTAGAAGGAACTGGTAAAGGTTGGCTAACTGCGGAATATCGAATGCTACCAACAGCCACACCGCAACGGCAAGAACGGGAATTTATGAAGTTGTCTGGACGAACTCAAGAAATCCAACGTTTGATTGGACGTAGTTTAAGAGCAGCATTAGATTTAGAAGCGATAGGAGAACGCACGCTGACTGTTGATGCAGATGTGTTGCAAGCAGATGCTGGAACCAGGACAACAGCGATTACAGGCGGGTTTGTGGCATTAGCGAATGCAATCTCTAAATTGTTGCAGCAAGGAGTATTAGAGCGATCGCCTATCATTGGACAGGTAGCAGCGATTTCTGTAGGATTGTTGCAAGGTGAGCCGTTTTTGGATCTGAACTACATTGAAGATGTCAGGGCTGAGGTAGATTTTAATGTGGTGATGAATCAGCAGTTGGGGATAATAGAAGTTCAGGGCACTGCCGAAGAAGGTAGTTTTAGCCGTACCCAACTCAATTCTCTACTGGATTTTGCGGAGAAAGGCATTCAACAATTATTAATTGCCCAACGTGAAGCGATCGCAAACTGGAATGAACTCTACCAAGGCTAA
- a CDS encoding adenylate kinase family protein: MKLVIIGGSGAGKSTQAQGLCTYFNIPLISSDQILQDMICAQCSSEAIAAFCPEDFPQKNSIPKGNSEQDNGGILEHQHRFAISSFSYLGNLAQSYMETGELVLDEIILESIQIQLKKSDFKDNWVLEGYPSIAEQAEGLDFLLDDLGHNLDWAIYLQVPQAVMVNRCMERFLPDDLPEIVQRRVETFYDRTVPILEYYDRRRRLLTINGDQPPQAVQQNIIDLLLTSQ, from the coding sequence GTGAAATTAGTCATAATAGGAGGTTCGGGAGCAGGGAAAAGCACTCAAGCACAAGGGCTTTGCACATACTTTAATATTCCTCTGATTTCCAGTGATCAGATATTACAAGATATGATCTGCGCGCAGTGCAGCAGCGAAGCTATCGCTGCTTTTTGCCCAGAGGATTTTCCTCAAAAAAATTCTATTCCTAAAGGAAACTCAGAACAAGATAACGGAGGTATCCTAGAGCACCAGCACAGGTTTGCAATTTCATCCTTTTCCTATCTCGGTAATCTCGCACAGTCATACATGGAGACAGGAGAACTCGTTCTAGACGAAATAATTCTTGAATCCATCCAGATTCAGCTAAAAAAGTCTGATTTTAAGGATAATTGGGTGTTGGAGGGTTATCCTAGTATAGCAGAGCAAGCTGAGGGATTGGACTTTTTATTAGATGATCTAGGGCACAATTTAGACTGGGCAATCTACTTACAAGTCCCACAAGCCGTTATGGTGAATCGTTGTATGGAACGTTTTCTTCCAGATGATCTACCGGAAATTGTCCAGCGTCGTGTGGAAACTTTTTATGACCGTACTGTTCCGATTTTAGAGTATTATGATCGTCGCCGCCGCTTGTTAACTATCAACGGAGACCAGCCACCACAAGCTGTGCAGCAAAATATTATCGATTTACTTTTAACTTCCCAATAA
- a CDS encoding P-loop NTPase family protein, which yields MLAQLETPNLNSTLDVPYSVEGIIQVFTTYHRSFFTSVVAQALRIAGQGTPVLVVQFLKGGIRQGQENPIRLGQKLDWIRCDLPRCIDTPHLDESETKSLQKLWQYTQKVVCEGKYSLVVLDELSLGIHFGLIAETEVLAFLAKRPSHIDIVLTGSQMPKSILEIADQITEIRRSYQP from the coding sequence ATGCTTGCTCAATTAGAAACCCCAAACTTAAATTCAACCCTCGATGTACCATACTCCGTTGAAGGCATCATACAAGTTTTCACTACCTATCATCGTAGTTTTTTTACTAGTGTTGTGGCTCAAGCACTGAGAATCGCCGGTCAAGGCACACCAGTGTTAGTAGTACAGTTTCTCAAGGGTGGGATTCGTCAAGGACAAGAAAACCCGATTCGACTGGGACAAAAGTTAGATTGGATTCGCTGTGATTTGCCTCGTTGCATTGATACACCACACTTGGACGAAAGCGAAACGAAATCTTTACAAAAATTGTGGCAATATACACAAAAGGTTGTGTGTGAAGGTAAGTATTCTCTGGTTGTATTAGATGAGCTAAGCTTAGGGATTCACTTTGGCTTAATTGCTGAAACAGAAGTTCTAGCATTTCTGGCAAAACGTCCTTCCCACATCGATATTGTCCTGACAGGATCACAAATGCCCAAATCTATTCTAGAAATAGCAGACCAAATTACCGAAATTCGTCGTAGTTATCAACCGTAA
- the dcd gene encoding dCTP deaminase, translating to MLKNDRWIIQQAQLGMIEPFEPSLVRAVSIDSTGLPRPVLSYGLSSYGYDIRLSPVEFKVFRHIPGTVVNPKRFNPDNLESVPLHSDEDGDYFIIPAHSYGLGVALERLVIPPNITCLFIGKSTYARCGLIWNLTPGESGWTGWLTLEVSNSSSADCRVFANEGVVQALFMEGEPCGTTYADRAGKYQDQPHKVTLAKV from the coding sequence ATGTTAAAAAATGACCGGTGGATAATTCAGCAAGCTCAATTGGGTATGATTGAACCTTTTGAACCTAGTTTGGTTCGTGCTGTTTCGATAGATAGCACAGGTTTACCTCGTCCAGTCCTGAGTTATGGACTTTCTTCTTATGGATATGATATTAGGTTGTCACCTGTAGAATTCAAGGTATTCCGTCATATTCCTGGCACAGTAGTTAATCCTAAAAGATTTAATCCTGATAATCTTGAATCTGTACCATTACACTCCGATGAAGATGGTGATTATTTTATTATTCCTGCACACTCTTATGGTTTAGGAGTTGCACTAGAACGGCTTGTTATTCCACCTAATATTACTTGTTTATTTATTGGCAAATCTACATATGCTCGTTGTGGGTTAATTTGGAACCTGACTCCCGGAGAAAGTGGTTGGACAGGCTGGCTGACACTGGAGGTGTCGAATTCCTCTAGTGCTGATTGTCGAGTATTCGCCAATGAAGGTGTAGTTCAAGCTTTATTTATGGAAGGCGAACCATGTGGAACTACTTATGCAGATCGTGCAGGAAAATATCAAGACCAGCCTCATAAAGTGACGCTAGCTAAAGTTTAA
- a CDS encoding helicase-related protein: MPTHDIIDNRNQKLVDQIKRILDSSEAAHFAVGYFFISGFTAIAERLANMKELRLLIGNTSNRETIEQIAQGYRRLELIEDKIEAQKYPKRSEEKQMASVTAANIRSSIELMDQTDEAEILVKNLVQMIEEKRLHVRVYTKGTLHAKAYIFDYGTVYDHKGRALERAEKGIAIVGSSNLTLSGITHNTELNVVIHGNDNHTELTHWFDELWNEAEDFNEALMREMKQSWAGSTVRPYDVYMKTLYSLVKDRLEDTAPKDIILEDVITKQLADFQKVAVNNAVQNIRDYGGAFVSDVVGLGKSFIGAAIVKRFEQTERARPLIICPAPLLEMWERYNEVYQLNARVLSMGMLKQDEESRFKVLLDNFRFQDRDFVLIDESHNLRNHTTQRYKVLEAFLAAGKRCCLLTATPRNKSAWDIYHQLKLFHQDDKTDLPIDPPDLKEYFQLVEKGEKKLQELLSHILIRRTRNHILRFYGFDSQTQQAVDPANFREYLEGSRRAYVIVGGKHRFFPKRELETIEYSIEDTYQGLYQELRQYLGKSRKRQLAKPPTNELSYARYGLWNYVLKDKQKQEPYNTLQRAGANLRGLMRVLLFKRFESSVCAFQKSIKKLLIVHERFLKALSQGFVAAGEEAQTLLSEDYNQAEEQDLMDGLQKVSDKYDIADFDAEKLQQHIEHDIKLLKKILALVEPITPEKDSKLQTLLNWLSKSTLKNKKRLIFTQYADTAKYLYENLNPGGQRDDFDVIYSGSNKNKARLVGRFAPNANKEYKFKPGESEINTLIATDVLAEGLNLQDGDLIMNYDLHWNPVKLIQRFGRIDRIGSEKDVIYGYNFLPELGIERNLGLKQKLKNRIQEIHDTIGEDAAILDRTEQLNEEAMYAIYEQQGKQLSLFDIEAEEDFLDLNEAEEILRKLQKHDLGEYERIAHLPHGIRTAKFSMQQNGTYVFCEASDPNRPDIKGYQQLFLLDDKGKIISRDIPRILGAIKADSTTPTSTLPKEHNSAVMRLKHQFAEEVKHRQAEREFNARLTQGQRYILRELRIFFKAIAHEELKTQVNILEKTFRACVNQAVNRELNKLRRDGFTGQELFSQLVQIYRQHNMREWQDNSLPTLSQPIPMIVCSEALV; the protein is encoded by the coding sequence ATGCCTACCCACGATATAATAGATAATCGCAATCAAAAATTAGTAGACCAAATCAAGCGCATTCTCGACTCATCAGAAGCGGCTCATTTTGCGGTAGGTTACTTCTTTATTTCTGGCTTCACCGCCATTGCAGAACGCCTCGCCAACATGAAAGAATTACGTCTGCTAATTGGCAATACTAGCAATCGCGAAACCATTGAACAAATAGCCCAAGGATACCGAAGACTAGAATTAATTGAAGATAAAATCGAAGCGCAAAAATATCCCAAGCGCAGTGAAGAAAAACAGATGGCGAGTGTTACAGCAGCCAATATCCGTTCCAGTATCGAACTCATGGATCAGACAGATGAAGCTGAGATACTGGTAAAAAATCTCGTGCAGATGATTGAAGAAAAACGGCTTCACGTCCGGGTTTACACCAAAGGAACTTTACACGCCAAGGCTTATATTTTTGACTACGGTACTGTTTACGATCATAAAGGTAGAGCCTTAGAACGTGCTGAGAAAGGCATTGCTATAGTTGGTTCATCCAATCTTACCCTTTCTGGTATCACCCATAATACCGAACTCAATGTAGTCATTCACGGAAACGATAACCATACAGAATTAACTCACTGGTTTGATGAACTGTGGAACGAAGCGGAAGATTTTAACGAAGCCTTGATGAGAGAAATGAAACAATCTTGGGCGGGTTCTACAGTTCGTCCCTATGATGTTTATATGAAAACTCTCTATAGTTTAGTAAAAGACAGATTAGAAGATACCGCACCAAAAGACATAATTTTAGAAGACGTAATTACTAAACAATTAGCAGATTTTCAAAAAGTCGCCGTTAATAATGCTGTGCAAAATATCAGAGACTATGGCGGCGCTTTCGTCTCGGATGTTGTCGGACTGGGAAAAAGCTTTATTGGCGCTGCAATTGTTAAAAGATTTGAACAAACAGAACGCGCACGTCCTTTAATTATTTGTCCTGCACCACTACTAGAAATGTGGGAACGTTACAACGAAGTCTACCAGCTAAATGCTCGTGTTCTTTCAATGGGAATGCTCAAACAAGACGAGGAAAGCAGATTCAAAGTTTTGTTAGATAATTTCAGATTTCAAGATAGAGATTTTGTACTTATAGACGAAAGCCATAACCTGCGAAATCACACGACTCAAAGATATAAAGTCCTAGAAGCATTTTTAGCTGCTGGTAAACGTTGTTGCTTATTAACAGCGACTCCGCGAAATAAGAGTGCTTGGGATATCTACCACCAGCTAAAACTATTTCATCAAGACGACAAAACTGATTTACCGATAGATCCTCCTGATTTAAAAGAATATTTCCAATTAGTTGAAAAAGGCGAGAAAAAGTTACAAGAATTACTCTCTCATATCCTAATTCGTCGTACCCGCAACCATATTCTACGTTTTTACGGTTTCGACTCACAAACTCAACAAGCAGTAGATCCAGCTAACTTTCGTGAGTACCTGGAAGGAAGCCGACGCGCTTACGTCATCGTTGGTGGAAAGCATCGCTTTTTTCCCAAGCGAGAACTAGAAACCATTGAGTACAGCATTGAGGATACATACCAAGGACTATACCAAGAATTACGTCAATACTTGGGTAAATCTCGCAAGCGCCAATTAGCCAAACCACCAACTAACGAACTCAGTTATGCGCGTTATGGACTGTGGAATTATGTTTTAAAAGATAAACAAAAGCAAGAACCTTATAACACATTGCAGCGCGCAGGCGCTAACTTGCGAGGACTCATGCGAGTGCTGTTGTTTAAGCGCTTTGAGTCCAGTGTTTGCGCTTTTCAAAAATCTATCAAAAAACTCTTGATAGTGCATGAAAGGTTTTTAAAAGCACTGTCTCAAGGATTTGTCGCAGCTGGAGAAGAAGCCCAAACTCTGCTATCGGAAGATTATAACCAAGCAGAAGAACAAGATTTGATGGATGGATTGCAAAAAGTCTCTGATAAATATGATATAGCAGATTTTGATGCAGAAAAGTTACAACAGCATATCGAGCATGATATTAAACTGCTAAAAAAGATTTTGGCATTAGTTGAACCTATCACCCCTGAAAAAGACAGCAAACTACAAACTCTTCTTAATTGGTTATCTAAATCTACTCTGAAAAATAAAAAACGATTAATTTTCACTCAGTATGCAGATACAGCAAAGTATCTATATGAGAACTTAAACCCAGGCGGACAACGAGATGATTTTGATGTCATTTATAGTGGTAGCAACAAGAATAAAGCGCGTTTAGTGGGAAGATTCGCGCCGAACGCTAACAAGGAATATAAATTTAAACCAGGTGAATCAGAAATTAATACACTGATTGCTACCGATGTCTTGGCAGAAGGTTTAAACCTCCAAGATGGTGATCTGATAATGAATTACGATTTGCACTGGAATCCAGTAAAATTGATTCAGCGTTTTGGTCGTATAGATAGAATTGGTAGCGAGAAAGATGTCATTTATGGATACAACTTTTTACCTGAATTGGGTATTGAACGCAATTTAGGTTTGAAGCAAAAGCTGAAAAATAGAATTCAGGAAATTCATGATACTATCGGTGAAGATGCTGCGATTCTTGACCGAACTGAGCAACTCAACGAAGAAGCTATGTATGCCATTTACGAACAACAAGGCAAACAGTTGAGTCTCTTTGATATTGAAGCAGAAGAGGATTTTTTGGATTTAAATGAAGCTGAAGAAATTCTGAGAAAATTACAAAAACATGACCTCGGAGAATATGAACGAATTGCTCATTTACCGCATGGTATTCGTACAGCTAAATTCTCTATGCAGCAAAACGGAACATACGTTTTCTGTGAAGCTTCAGACCCCAATAGACCTGATATAAAAGGCTACCAGCAGTTATTTTTATTGGACGACAAAGGGAAAATCATTTCTAGGGATATCCCCCGCATCTTGGGTGCAATTAAAGCTGATTCCACCACTCCCACCTCAACTCTTCCCAAAGAACATAACTCTGCTGTCATGCGCCTGAAACATCAATTTGCAGAAGAAGTAAAGCATCGTCAAGCCGAAAGGGAGTTTAACGCGCGTTTGACTCAAGGTCAAAGGTATATTCTGCGGGAATTGAGGATCTTTTTTAAAGCGATTGCACATGAAGAACTCAAAACTCAGGTCAATATTTTAGAAAAAACGTTTCGCGCTTGTGTGAATCAAGCAGTCAACCGAGAGTTAAATAAATTGCGGCGTGATGGTTTCACAGGTCAAGAATTGTTCAGTCAACTGGTACAGATTTACCGTCAACATAATATGCGCGAATGGCAAGATAACAGTTTACCTACATTATCTCAGCCAATACCCATGATTGTTTGTAGTGAAGCTTTGGTATGA